The following is a genomic window from Theobroma cacao cultivar B97-61/B2 chromosome 10, Criollo_cocoa_genome_V2, whole genome shotgun sequence.
TGAGGAAGAAGAGTTAATCTTTCTTCTGGGAGGCATTTTGGGCTGATAGGCAGAAGCAAGCTTTCCAACTCAGTTAGCGCTGGCAGCAGCATAGTGAGAGACAGAGAGATATAGGGGTGGGACGAACACAACCATTTTCCCGCCAAAGCagttatttttggtttttctcgcGTTGAATAAGAATTGATATTGGTCCGGCCCATTACAACAAACCCAAACTAAACATCCCCTAGGCCATCTACctcttgtttgttttttaatcTTGTCACCTGGAAAGGAAATGAGACGAATTGTCTGGTATGGTATAGATTAAATTCATTCTATTTTCCAAACACTTTCTAAACCTTTCCATCGGAGTTTTGGTCACATGACAACAAAccttattaattttgaaaaatcataaaaagtAACAATTCTATCAATTTCAGACAATCAAACAAACAACAAACTCTGAGAAACAGGCTATGGCCTAGGTAGGCAGGCCCCAACCTCTCAAGGAGAAGAAATGTAGGAAGTTGGGGAAGATCATAGTATGTTGGCAGAAGCCATAATGGAATTATTACTTGTAGCCAATTTCTCACGACTGCCCCGAAAAAGAATGCTGCTTCCCCATGCCTGACTGACCCTACTGTTGTGACTTCTGTGGATATATAATGCGATCAAGAGGATCCCATGTACTCTACGTGACAAGCCACATGTAGAAGGCTGTCCAGAGCGTGAGAGAGAATGCCGCCACCACATAATTCCAAAGCATAAGTACAGAAAATTCCCTCTCACCGCTTCCTAGCATCTGGCTTATTGTACCTGCATATGTTAATGTGCCAAACATCAATAAACCAACAATTCCATTATATATTTACCACAATTGTTAGGCCATCTCACCACTTTTtcacacacacatacacacaATGACAATGGTTTTCTTTGTGTGGCACTTGTTATCTCCAAGGCCCTTGAAAAGCTATCTGATAAAAGTCACCTCTTTTAAGCCTCAATATTGGTTTATACAACATAGAACTAGCAGAGAAAACTATCATTAAGTCTTTACCTATGTTCACTGCGGGTGGAATGGCATACTGTAGCAGAGGAGTGAACTGATAAAACGAGTCCGACTCCACTACACCTATATAGCTCGCAGCTTTTACAACAAGAATGCCAGATGCAGGCAAAAGAATAGTCCTTATCACGATAATGCCCACAATAAGAGATGCCCCTACTCCTGATCCTCTCAACCCTGGAGGGGGTAAGTTAGGTAGACTCGTAGTTATTCAGATTCAGAAAGAGCgattaatatatatagaagCTATGCCCTTATGGTACACAAGAGCTTGAATAATACCTGCTTAGCAAATTACCTTTTAGAAGATTTGCTCCCACTATCAGGGTAATGGAAGGGATTCCTGCCTCTCTACACATCAGATAATGAATATAGAAACAACCAAATTATTGACGGATGTACTGCATCAAAGAGTACATTAAGACTATATATTCCAACTATCTTTGTTCTCTACACAATATTGTCTAAATTACATACTGTAGTTATTAAAATACTTAGCCAATGCTACACAATATTGTTCGATGAGTATGCCAGGAGAAAATTAAACGAGCATTGGCAACATAGACACACAGAGAGAGGCAGATATGTCCACCTGCATGCATACGCTATGGCACATGCACGAGTACTCAAATAGAGGGAGAGATAGAAAGGACCAACGGACAATGATAGAGGCCTTGGAAGCAAAACAGTGTATTTGTCGGGATTTGTACGTACCCTATCAATTCTGTGGAACTGTAGATGACATGTAGCGCAGCACTATCACCAATCAGTGCCTTTCGAATTGGAGAGACTATTCCGATAATAAACCCAACAATCTACAAAAGAAAGCACCAAACTCTTTTAAGTTTCCTCCGTAGCATGAGCAAAATGCAGACAAGAAGCGGTTAATACAGCACTTTATTTCACCCTGCCAAAACCGACAAGTAAATTTTGAAGTCGGAACCTCTATATATTACTGTACTCATAGTCATTGCCACCATGACAAATTAGGTAATACTACATAGAATCTTTTTGTCTCCTTTCCCCTCCAAGGCTCCATCATTTGTCTAATCTGTCTTTAAGTTTGCAAAGGTCAAAGCAGCTATATGTACATATTGTTAAGCAAGGTAATAGGTCTACTAAAAGTACTCTACATGTTGGGTTTATAATACCAGTTAGAAGTATTGACCAGTTTCCAATAATACCATTGTTAGGAAATTCAAGAAAAGTTGATCGCTAAACCAAATGACTGCAGTGCCAAAATGAAATGGACAGATATTGCTACCTAAACTGAATTAAATGCCAGATATTGCTATCTATACTGAATTAAATGCTTCTTTCTTCAGTGCATTTTACTAAATAAGCACTTACACAAGGTACGTAGGGAAGAAGGAAATTAGTTTCTTCCTTAATTAACAGCATGGAAATGCGACTTTCACACAAGATAAGCAAGGCAAATGAAATGAGCATATACCGCTGCAATTGTAGATGGTGCAAAAATCATCTTCAAGCTCTTGCTTCTAATAACGGCCATAAAACATTGCTTCATCTTTCCAAAAGTTGAAATCTAAGAAACCATCATGAGAAAAATGTTATTTCGATAAAGCAAAAACCTCAAGCATCCGTTCCACCATTCtccaaaacaaaagaagaacatCGCCTTACCCTTAGTAAAGGaagattatatatatgtacaggTTCACCATATATATACACACGTCCTAGACTCCAAAAAAATCTAGTTTAGACTTTAGACAAGATCTCTCTGTAAACAGAATTCATAGAGACTAAAGGGGCTACCTTCAGAAGAATATAAGAAATCCAAGTTACTGGGTTAACAAAGTTATAAAAGAACATGAATAAATGACTAACAGAATACATGACACAACTGATGATCATGCACAGAGTTAGAATAACTCTTAATTCCAATATTAGTCATATGAACAGAGTTAGAAATCAGATATTCCTTCTGGTTTCTAATGGTTCAGATCATATTCATTGCTATTTGCTACCAATAATCTCTTTATAGCttcttgagaaaaaaatgttaaatcgGAGGGGAAGGGGATGGCAAATGTAATGGAAATTGAATAATTGTATTCAAAGCGAAAGTGGAGTAGTAAACCTTCTCTTTCCCCTCATCCCCAATTTGAGGCAAGTCAACTTGATATATGCTGTGGCTAGGGCATCCATTTGAAGAAAGTAAAGGTTCTGTGAAAGTCTCTGAGAGTATTTCTGTGGTTTCTCCAGATGACTTTACGGTGATTGTACAGTCATTTGTCTTGATTTCTTCAACGTCACAGTTTGCAGACACCCGCATAATAAAGTACAAAATAGACCAGACATATATTGCTTGTATCTGTATTATTAGCAATAAAATTACATGCTCATTACTATATATAGCCGCAAGAAAAACTAAAGGAGTTTAAAAAATGCAGAACTGATATATAGCTGCCTCGAAATTATTTAAGGGAAAGGAATGTGtcctaaaaaaaatttgacagCAAGACAATTCATTCAAAGTTACTCGATGAGAAATCAAAAGATGCACTACATAATGCCCCTTATTCTACTAAGCAGTAGACAAGAAATCGGGCCAGGCATTGGGTGACCTCTAATCTTTCATCACAAACATGTCATATTACTACACTTCTTTGGACAGTCATGGATCAAAAGTTTTCGACAATATCGCTAGAGAAAGTGAAGCATAAGCCTCTCCATACGCAGCGCAGGTGGATGAATCTCCAAATGGACTATTTGTCTCTTCACAGATTGCTGGAAGTATGATAAGAAGCATGTTTCCCAAATTTGCTGTGCACATCAAACACACAAGCCTTAAATTTCAACTTTGGGGCAATGAAGCAGAAGGAAAAAACATAATGAAGGCATTTAAAGATGCAGGTGGTGAACAACTTGGAACACAAGCTCAACATAAGAAAAGGGGATTTCGAGTTCTTGCTAATGTGCAATCTGGTACCCAACTTATCTCctatttcattttgttttcttttcctctgtcaaagaaagaaaaaagtagaCACTATGATCTCAGGCTTAATGTAAGTATTGAGTATGAGTCTCCTGCACGAGTGACAGTAAGTTGAATTTCTATATCCTGTGTCAGATTTGTTAAAGCCCAACAAGACCCTCATTTGTGTTTGtcaaatttcttcttcttgaagTTTTATAGTTTCGTTGTTTCAGAGGTAAGGTATCGCTAACATTAGGCTGCACATCGGCCGCCTATTACCAGTTATGATTCCTTTCTATTTGTCCTCGTTCCATGCAtcattatcataaaaaaacgACTGAAGAAATCTTCTTACCTGCAGAAGAGCAAGCGATTACAAGGCCCTGTAGGTGTCGAGGAGTTCTTGCAATCTTTACAAGTATCCATCTGTCACGCCCCAGATCCGAGACATGACATATACCGCATACCTATAagatataatcatatatacatgcaaagctttaaaatatatatcttaaacCATTACAAAAGAGACTGATTTACCtgaaaaatttaatgatttataaactatatatatcgataaaattttcaaagatcATAATTCgataatattcaaaattaaatctccaAAACCATAAAGCTACCAAGTCAAGATAAAAATCTGAATACTAATTAAGATAGTTCGatattcataatatttaaGTAAATCCTAGACAATTTAAGTGCTACTAAATTAAACATCACTCCTCGAAATTCTCACGTGGTTGACCAAATCACAAcctgaaaaaaatttgaaggaaGGAGTGAGTCAAACTACTCAGCAAGTAACTAACATCCCTTCAGTCGGATTAAGCATGCTTAAAACATTTAGGCTAAAATATCATTTACAAATGCTGAGACAAAATATTGGGTAATTTTATTCAGAATCATATACTTTAAAATTTACGCATTCAAATAACAGAACAATTATATTCacaatatttaacttttaatgaTCTCCCGTAACATGTTACGACCACACTTAACCCCTGTAGCACAGGTTAAAAATAGAACCACAATTAACCCCAGTGGCACGGGTCAAAAGAAGCAACCATTGGCTGCACTGAACAGATATCACAGATACCACTATTCTATAACCGGTGGTGCGGTTGGGAGATCAATCTCTAATCACAGAATACATGTCGACATGGCCAACATTTAACCCTCATTGGCAGGGTCAGAGCATAGCCATActaggagacaaaacagaaatatatatatttttagattactcaaatttcataaaacaatatatcaACTTTCTCAAACACATCTCATGTACCTCAAAAGCATATTCGTTTCAGactaaatatttatgtttatattcGCAAAAAACATATATGGATACATTATACAAAGtcatatataaatttcaaaataaaaaatcatactTTGCATAAGCTACATTCTAAATCCAACATATAAacttatatacatatacattttGCATGCTCAatccaattttaataaatcataGGACGAAATATTATATCTTATGTACAAATTCAGATTGAGGCTAATTTTTAAGGTGTAAAAACACCGAAGGAATATCAGTCACTTACTTGATCTCGTTAATTTCACTTTCAAGTAGTAAATCCGAAAATCCTCTTAGTAGCCTAATATTTCGAGAAAcacatacatacaaaaatcaGAACTAAATTTACAAACAGATCCTACAAGGTGACTTTTCGTTGACCATCCTAAGCACTTAGGGTGTGTAGCGATTTCtattacaatttaaaaatatttttggttagtaagataatattttattattatatatatttttcaattaaacaaaattttcaataaggttgaaaattaaacttaaatcataaaatcagTAAGGACTTTAAATTTCAGATAGAGAAATAATACTAATTTCACTtgtaaaaatcatatttaaaatgattaatttcataaattttgatattttaataaaatctactaattcaagaaataaatttgtaaaatataaagatacaTACTTCTTGACATAAAAATACAGTAAAAATCACATATCCaatgtttataaaatttacaatagaatttatcacatattaattaaaatcaaattttaaaataattttttttaaaaaaaatgattttcttttttctggaATTTCCAGAATCTGTATGGCCATTTGGCTTATTTCAAGCTCTCATAACTTTTAACCCGAATTATTTCCAGTGATGAAATCAACACCAATTTGAAGTATTCATATCATACTACAAGACCAAAATTTGTTTCGGTTAAAAAGACTACAAAACTCCTAAGTTTCAAAAGCCaaaattcaagaaatcatCACAGAATACCTAGATTTCTGAGTTTTTCAGTATCAACGAGCCTACTTTGAGGCTTTAATTCTCTTAACACAGAAAGCTTCTAACGGAGCCATTGACTCCAAATAAAACCTCTCATTTCATACTACAAAAGCCCTCAAAGAAAAGACCAAAAATGTTCCCGGAATATGGAGTTCCGGTGACCCAAAATTGGGCTGTCAAAACTGTTAAAAATCAGGTTTCTAATTAACTTCAAAAATTCATAACTTCCTAACCATAAGGCCAAATGAGATGCTACAAAAACAATTGTAAAGATCTTTTCAAGACCTTTCCATTGGTACCCATCATGCTGTTGGAAAGTCATCGAAAAAGTATcggatttaaataaaaagtaccggatttaaataaaaggtaaaaaatgtaactaatttaagatttttgtacccaaactataaaaatataatccCAAATctctttcccttttctttgtctttcttCTTACCTGGTATTAAGCTTTTTTGACTGTCTGTTGTTTGAATCTGATGAATAAATTAACGTAAGTTGTTGTCTGTTcttttaaaacttataaactaCTTAATCCCACTAACTTAAACGTAATAATAAACTGATTTTAACTCCACTAACTTAAACGTGATAAGTAAACTGACTTTAATAAAACTTCTTCATTTACTTAAAAatccttcttttattttctaattattaAAGCACCAAAGGTCATAactacaaataaataaaatattaaaataatatctacttattattttttataaaactatagcttaataaatttaaatattttataataaatacttTATGAGGGGTATTACACCATCCAGGTGCTGAACCAATGATACATGAGATAAAGATATTTACGGGCATAAACCACCTAGACATGCAtccaataaataaaatgatacaCAGTGGTTAAACGAGTGGGAAATATActtcaagtttgtttaggtaaTAAAGTGATGATAAATGAACTCACAGGGTAGCCAAGTTCTCAATAGTGATGGTATCAGCAAGACTGCAGCCGATGAGAGCAGGaaagaaaacataaaacaCCAGCTGCTCATAAGAATTTGTTATAATGAGTCCTTTGTCTATACAAGTATTTGTAatgaacttaaaaataaacactCATGGATACAATATATCCCTCCATTTAGGCAAGGGAAAGATGTTAGTAATAACTATTGAAAAATGCTTCACCAGCTATATAAAATATACTTGACAAATCTCCTCACTCTGTTCTGGcagaatttgattttcttctttcgCAGCACTGTAAATATCTGTGACTTTTATTTTGGTCAATGTAGTAGTCGCAGCGGTGCAGTGTCTGTCAAAGTTACACTTGGCACCATCGGTCTCTTACTTCCCTAGTCCGTAACTGGCCAAGTCTCATGATTCGTTAGTTAAAtgtttttttctacataaacTATTCCTAGTTGCTAATAAGGATTTATCCTGGCAAGATAAGATTAGATTGCTTTCTTCATTCTTGGTTgaaacttttcttttccttttttgttcaCAGCAGGCAGAACCTACTTGCTTGCCATTAGCAAGAATTTGCTTTCTAATATCGCCTTTTAAGCGGTGATGGCGATGAATGGCGGAGCAGCACTCCAGTGTCACTGTAACAGTGATACACATTCATTCCCATACCTCTTTTCAAGTCCCACACccaatcattttcaagtattaCTTTGTCATACTTTTGTTGCTATTATTATACACATAAAATGTGAACTTGCATTATTCAAATGGCGCCTTGCATCTGCCCCCAAAAGATCAACACGTTCTGTTGCAAGGAATAAGCCAACAGCAATAACCAGCAGTACTTTTATAACTGGTATCACTGATGTAATGAACAAATCCAGCAACTCCATTACACAACTCTGCCAAGAAATTCACTCCTAGAAAGTAAACCCATTATCAAGTTAACATTACATTAAAAATACGTTCTAAAACAAAGGGATAGCACATCAAAGTCCACAGCTAATatcttttctcttgaatttttcacAGAAGCACCAGATTGATATGCCTAGTTTCTATCAGAAAAGACCAAAAGAAAACGAAAAGGTGAGAGATTCTGTGTTCTTTATTCTGTAAGACGGACAGAAAAGAAGGAACCAAGAACATGAAAAACAGAGTACCTCGAAATGCATGGTATTGCTATTGCGGATTGTTAGGTTCTACGACAGAAAATAGCTCAAGCTTTAATTTGCAACAGAAAGAAACAACCTGAACTGCGCATCACAATTAGATGGAACCAAATTTCTTTACGTTTTGTTTGATAGACTGGCAATGATACTAATATAAATTGTGAACTTCAATAGTGacaaatttaatcaaagcaGGCAGCTCATGGTAAAGCTTTCACTCCCAGCAGATTGGTCTGGTGGGAACCACTACTTTAAAAGGTAAAACAAGTCCAACTAACTTATTAAACTGGACTGGGGAACAGTGATTGTGTTATTGCAATTATAGGTTTCATTGTTAATAATGGTTGCACAAAAAGCTAAATACTGTTGGGAAGGTATGGCTATAAATGTACTATATAGTATATACTAAACAAGTAGCTCCACTTCTTGCCCTTAAAAAGATTTCTTAGGTTTGAATCTTTGCATTATAATCAGGAAAAACATTCCGCACTAGGAAAAGATAAGAATCTtagaaattaagaaaacacAAAGAACGAGTAGCAGAGCTGATGTGAAATTGTTTGCGTCCATGTGTTatagtaataaaaaatcaagaaaaagtCCTTGTAACACGTTGTTGTTCAGTTTTCACCTACAATTCTACCTCCACACCGACCGCTCTCCTCCAGGATCCAGGACCAGCTCGCTTTTACACATAAACCACGTGCCAACACGATGCCTAAATAAAAGCCAAACCAAACAAGGGTCCTCGTTGATTTTGTCTCCGACAAATAAAACATTGACTGCCATAAACCATGCATAATCCGAAATACcatgatattttttatgattttggaTCTATCTGAGTCTGACTAAACAGTGATTAACCTCGTCGTAGACTAgctcatttcttttgatttttgaccAATATTTTCCACTGGACACACAGCTTTCCTCCATACTTGACTATGTCATTCACTTTCTTTCACTGCTGGGAAACGTCAATTCTCTCTTGGTCCTTCCactaagaaaaggaaaagagcaATTCATGCTTTCTTAGGTTTAAAGCAAAGCCCTAGCCCTGTAACGAATGACGttaagttattattttatttactatattCATATTCATAGTCATAAAAACCTCCTCATTGAAAAATGGAAGGAGGGGCAAGAAACGCAAATATGACATTTTCcgccaaaaagaaaagaaacccaAAAGACAGTGTGAAAGCAGCGTCAGACTCAGGTCAaccatttcatttcatttcatttctcaCGGCAGCAAAACTGGTCTGAGATCATACTCATAAGCCTCAAGCTACTAATCCGTTTTGTCCATCCACCTACTCTTCTGACGACAGCTTTCTATCAACAGGGTTAAGGTGGGAAAGGGATCCACCAGGGAATGCTTCACAATTACAACAGAAAATAGCAATGCTCTTGGGACATTGGTTGGCTCACATTGGAACCATGGACCTGGGAAGGTTTATTAAGTTGAACGATAGCACGTCCTAAAAGCCAAAAGTAGATCAAGTTGCGTTTACCTTTTCCTCCCAATCCCAATCTAAATTCATTAGCTGCGTTCTTCATGatcaaatttctttaaaaaagtaGTAGGACTGTAGGAGCTGCCCTAGATTCTCATCAGTTTTAGTAGTAATTATGTACAAGTAGCTACAAATTTGTGCCAGGGCCATTTCTAttactttcaaaaatattagAGTAATCCAAAATTTAGATAAGATGATCaaatatatacctttaagAAGCTTGGATAGAATGAACTTCTCTCAATGAGGAAGCTAGGTACAGCAATCTAGCACCACGGTGGAGTGTTTAATCGAAACAATAAGTAAATATGAATAGGTAGTTCCGTTTCTGATACAATTCGTCTTACATAGTTCGCATGAAAGGACAGTAATGGCACCTTCAAATGCCAAGGCGACATATTTGTACTATCTAGCAGTAGAAACAGTGCTGCATCAATGGTTGGTTGAGATATTCAAGGGTACTGAAGCAACATATTTGTACTATCTAGCACTAAAAACAGGTTCTGCATCAATGGTTGGCTGAGTTCTTCTAGTGTACTTCAAAAGCAAAGCTTCTGAGGAAAGACCCGGTACATTTAGAtccctaaaaatcaaaaaatcaatttcgTAAATTATTTCTGGGACAAGGAATTTGACGAAACAGATCAATGTATGATACAAAATACAAAATACCTGACATAGGGCTCTAAATCCTTCCACTCCCATTTTGGTCGTTCTTTGAAGAGGATGGAAAAACGTTCTGCAGGAGTAGAGGGCAACGAAGAAACACTGAAGGCATGAACCCATGTTTCTACACCAACCTTCTCGGTCAACACTTCGCCTTCCAACATATCAAAACTGGCCTGCATCTCTTCTGGAATCTTCCGTGTCCACTCCTCCATGAAACTCTCCATCTTCCTCTTCCCTTCTCTCAAGATCTCCCTTGCAAAATGCACACATACTCTTCTTGCATCCATCCTCCACACACCTTTATCCATTACCTCCTCCACCCTACTACCATAGACATGCAAACAATGGTAGGCAAGTTTGCGTGGAAACCCATCTGATTCCAGTACACTCACAACTTCATCTTCAATAAGTGTGTTCAGTGACCAGTCATTCAACACAGAATTGTGCAAAAGCATCCTCAGAATCATGTCCATGTATTTTTGATCCACAATTCTCCAATACCCATCAATCTCCAGAGCTGAAAGAGCCTTTAATCCAGACCTCAATTCATCATCACTAGCCTGAACCATGTTAGTAAGGTCATCCCATGTATACAATCTTCTCATACTTCTCTCCATAAATTCCAAATCCTCCATCACTAATGCCTCATCAGAGCTGTAAAGATTCTCTGAGATAATTGATTTGAGCTTGTCAAGTCTGGGAGCAACCTCAACAAGCTCCATGTTACCAGATGCAACTTTGATAACTGACGCACCAACTTGTTGCTTGTAATCTTCCCCATCACAATCTTGTGAATTTTCGCAGAATGTTGAATAATCTGCATGTGGTACCAGGAACACAGAATTTGAGGTTCCAACAAGCTTAACTGAGTAGGTTTTTGACTTAGTGCAAAAAACTGCATCTTCATCAGGCTGTCCTCTTAAGGTTACcctgagagagagagagaaaagaagaagaagaattcaaagaataaaattggaatattaGAAAGATTACATGAAACGTCTACATACTGAATTTAAGTTATATCTTACCTCTGGTACAGGACATCTGGGAGAAGTTTCTCATCGAGCTCAAGGAGAACCAAATCATCATGAGGACCAAAGAGCCGGTGATATTGAATCCAAACTGAAGAGGTGGGTTGGAGATTTAATAACACTTCAGCTCCCTTGCAACATGGCTGAGGTTG
Proteins encoded in this region:
- the LOC18585713 gene encoding sister chromatid cohesion protein DCC1, with protein sequence MMEQPQPCCKGAEVLLNLQPTSSVWIQYHRLFGPHDDLVLLELDEKLLPDVLYQRVTLRGQPDEDAVFCTKSKTYSVKLVGTSNSVFLVPHADYSTFCENSQDCDGEDYKQQVGASVIKVASGNMELVEVAPRLDKLKSIISENLYSSDEALVMEDLEFMERSMRRLYTWDDLTNMVQASDDELRSGLKALSALEIDGYWRIVDQKYMDMILRMLLHNSVLNDWSLNTLIEDEVVSVLESDGFPRKLAYHCLHVYGSRVEEVMDKGVWRMDARRVCVHFAREILREGKRKMESFMEEWTRKIPEEMQASFDMLEGEVLTEKVGVETWVHAFSVSSLPSTPAERFSILFKERPKWEWKDLEPYVRDLNVPGLSSEALLLKYTRRTQPTIDAEPVFSAR